Proteins encoded by one window of Pseudomonas sp. LS44:
- a CDS encoding 3-hydroxyacyl-CoA dehydrogenase NAD-binding domain-containing protein: protein MSDLIHYRLEDELALIGLARPPVNALGQPLRAALLDACERAAADPAVRAIILHGANGLFSAGADISEFGSDASFAAPDLPGLLVRLTEIDKPLIAAIGKLALGGGLELALACGYRIAEPATRVGLPEINLGLLPGAGGTQRLPRLIGAESALNMMISGQQVSADRARMLRLLDRVTDSAEGLLDEARAYARELLATQAPAQPVAPYPDPAVDLPDDFIAQYRAENEPRWKSRLAPRLVLAAVEAACELPLDQGLAHEHALFKKAENSTQSAALRHVFFAEREAGKVPGIDANTTLRPINKVAVIGAGTMGGGIAMNFANAGIPVTLLERQGDALDHGLGQIRNNYAISVTRGKLSEAQLEQRMALLQGTLDYADLADADLVIEAVFEKMEIKQEVFRTLDRVCKPGAILATNTSSLDVDQIAGVTCRPQDVIGLHFFSPANVMRLLEVVRAAKTAPDVLATTMKVAKQIGKLPVVSGVCFGFIGNRMLEPYAREAHRLVLEGANPAQVDGVLTGLDLNMGVLSMLDLAGIDVNFLVRQSNLAATRHDPSYHIVGNELYALGRYGQKAGRGFYIYEGRQRQDDYEVVAIAERLAGELNVPRRAISDQEIHDRCLFMLINEGIQLLDEGIALRASDIDLVWINGYGFPAHLGGPMHYAEQLGLDKVLAGIQRYRKELGAYGEMWFQPASLLERLVTAGKTRIEPLWPNELQPAVFISH from the coding sequence ATGAGCGACTTGATCCACTATCGCCTCGAAGACGAACTGGCCCTGATCGGCCTCGCCCGTCCGCCGGTCAACGCCCTCGGCCAACCGCTGCGTGCCGCCCTGCTGGACGCCTGCGAGCGCGCCGCCGCCGACCCGGCCGTACGCGCCATCATCCTTCACGGCGCCAACGGCCTGTTCAGCGCCGGCGCCGACATCAGCGAGTTCGGCAGCGACGCCTCCTTCGCCGCGCCGGATCTGCCCGGCCTGCTGGTGCGCCTGACCGAGATCGACAAACCGCTGATCGCCGCGATCGGCAAGCTGGCGCTCGGCGGCGGCCTGGAGCTGGCGCTGGCCTGCGGTTACCGCATCGCTGAACCGGCTACCCGCGTCGGCCTGCCGGAAATCAACCTCGGCTTGCTGCCCGGCGCCGGCGGCACCCAGCGGCTTCCACGGCTGATCGGCGCCGAGTCGGCACTGAATATGATGATTTCCGGCCAACAGGTCAGCGCTGATCGCGCACGGATGCTCCGCCTGCTCGACCGCGTCACCGACAGCGCCGAAGGTCTGCTCGATGAAGCCCGCGCCTACGCCCGCGAGCTGCTTGCAACGCAAGCGCCGGCCCAGCCAGTCGCGCCCTATCCGGACCCAGCCGTCGACCTGCCGGACGACTTCATCGCTCAATACCGCGCCGAGAACGAGCCACGCTGGAAGAGCCGCCTGGCCCCGCGCCTGGTGCTGGCCGCCGTCGAGGCCGCCTGCGAACTGCCGCTCGACCAGGGTCTGGCTCACGAGCATGCGCTGTTCAAGAAAGCTGAGAACTCCACGCAATCGGCCGCGCTGCGGCACGTGTTCTTCGCCGAGCGCGAAGCCGGCAAGGTTCCCGGCATCGACGCCAACACCACGCTGCGCCCGATCAACAAGGTCGCGGTGATCGGCGCCGGCACCATGGGCGGCGGCATCGCCATGAACTTCGCCAACGCCGGCATCCCGGTGACGCTGCTGGAACGCCAGGGCGACGCGCTGGACCATGGCCTGGGCCAGATCCGCAACAACTACGCGATCAGCGTCACCCGCGGCAAGCTCAGCGAAGCCCAACTGGAACAGCGCATGGCCCTGCTGCAGGGCACCCTCGACTACGCCGACCTGGCCGACGCCGACCTGGTGATCGAGGCGGTGTTCGAGAAAATGGAGATCAAGCAGGAGGTGTTCCGCACCCTCGACCGGGTGTGCAAGCCGGGCGCTATCCTCGCCACCAACACCTCCTCGCTCGACGTCGACCAGATCGCCGGGGTGACCTGCCGTCCACAGGACGTGATCGGCCTGCACTTCTTCAGCCCGGCCAACGTCATGCGCCTGCTGGAAGTGGTGCGCGCCGCCAAGACCGCCCCGGATGTGCTGGCCACGACCATGAAAGTCGCCAAGCAGATCGGCAAGCTGCCGGTGGTCTCCGGCGTGTGTTTCGGCTTCATCGGCAACCGCATGCTCGAACCCTACGCCCGCGAGGCGCACCGTCTGGTCCTCGAAGGCGCCAACCCGGCCCAGGTGGACGGCGTACTCACCGGCCTCGACCTGAACATGGGCGTGCTGAGCATGCTCGACCTGGCCGGCATCGACGTGAACTTCCTGGTGCGCCAATCCAACCTGGCTGCCACCCGTCACGACCCGAGCTACCACATCGTCGGCAACGAGCTGTATGCCCTGGGCCGCTACGGCCAGAAGGCCGGTCGCGGCTTCTATATCTACGAGGGCCGGCAGCGCCAGGACGACTACGAGGTGGTCGCCATCGCCGAACGCCTGGCCGGTGAACTGAACGTCCCGCGCCGCGCCATTTCCGACCAGGAAATCCACGATCGCTGCCTGTTCATGCTGATCAACGAAGGCATCCAACTGCTCGACGAGGGCATCGCCCTGCGCGCCAGCGACATCGACCTGGTGTGGATCAACGGCTACGGCTTCCCGGCCCACCTCGGCGGGCCGATGCACTACGCCGAACAGCTCGGCCTGGACAAGGTGCTGGCCGGCATCCAGCGCTACCGCAAGGAGCTCGGCGCCTATGGCGAGATGTGGTTCCAACCGGCGTCGCTACTGGAGCGCCTGGTCACCGCCGGCAAGACCCGCATCGAACCGCTGTGGCCCAACGAACTACAGCCAGCAGTATTCATTTCCCACTGA
- a CDS encoding acetyl-CoA C-acyltransferase — MKEAVILATARTPIAKAFRGAFNNTPSPSMAAFAIRAAVERAGIEAAEIEDLVMGTGMPAGTAGWNLGRMSVLAAGLPLSVSGQTLDRQCASGLMAIATAAKQIMVDGMQVTVGAGQEHISLVQNRHMEWVGEYHDAQVLDNVPTAYMPMLRTAELVAARYGISREAQDAYSLQSQQRTAAAQVAGLFDGEIVPVSVSKSVTDKATGAVSYEQVSLSLDEGNRPQTVLDDLSKLKPVIEGGCITAGNASQLSDGASACVLMDGRLAAQRNLQPLGLYRGIAVAGLAPEEMGIGPVLAVPKLLKQHGLTVDDIGLWELNEAFACQVLYCAEKLGIDPAKLNVNGGAIAIGHPYGMSGARMVGHALLEGKRRGVKYVVITMCVGGGMGAAGLFEVL, encoded by the coding sequence ATGAAAGAAGCCGTCATCCTCGCCACCGCCCGTACGCCGATCGCCAAGGCGTTTCGCGGTGCCTTCAACAACACTCCGTCGCCGTCCATGGCCGCCTTCGCCATTCGTGCCGCCGTCGAGCGCGCCGGCATCGAAGCCGCCGAGATCGAAGACCTGGTGATGGGCACCGGCATGCCCGCCGGCACCGCCGGCTGGAACCTCGGGCGCATGAGCGTGTTGGCCGCCGGCCTGCCGCTCTCGGTCAGCGGCCAGACCCTCGACCGCCAGTGCGCCTCCGGCCTGATGGCCATTGCCACCGCCGCCAAGCAGATCATGGTCGACGGCATGCAGGTCACCGTCGGCGCCGGCCAGGAGCACATCAGTCTGGTGCAGAACCGTCACATGGAATGGGTCGGCGAGTACCACGACGCCCAGGTGCTGGACAACGTGCCGACCGCCTATATGCCGATGCTGCGCACCGCCGAGCTGGTCGCCGCGCGCTATGGCATCAGCCGTGAAGCGCAGGACGCCTACTCGCTGCAATCGCAGCAGCGCACCGCCGCCGCCCAGGTCGCTGGCCTGTTCGACGGCGAGATCGTGCCGGTCAGCGTGAGCAAGTCGGTGACCGACAAGGCCACTGGCGCAGTCAGCTACGAGCAGGTCAGCCTTTCGCTCGACGAAGGCAACCGCCCGCAGACCGTGCTTGACGACCTCAGCAAGCTCAAGCCGGTGATCGAAGGCGGCTGCATCACCGCCGGCAACGCCAGCCAGCTGTCCGACGGCGCCAGCGCCTGCGTGCTGATGGATGGCCGCCTGGCCGCGCAGCGCAACCTGCAACCGCTGGGTCTGTATCGCGGCATCGCCGTCGCCGGTCTGGCGCCGGAAGAGATGGGCATCGGCCCAGTGCTGGCCGTGCCCAAGTTGCTCAAGCAGCACGGCCTGACTGTCGACGACATCGGTCTGTGGGAACTCAACGAAGCCTTCGCCTGCCAGGTGCTGTATTGCGCCGAGAAGCTGGGCATCGACCCGGCCAAGCTCAACGTCAACGGCGGCGCCATCGCCATTGGCCACCCGTACGGCATGAGCGGAGCGCGGATGGTCGGCCATGCGCTGCTGGAAGGTAAGCGCCGTGGCGTGAAGTACGTGGTGATCACCATGTGCGTCGGCGGTGGCATGGGTGCCGCCGGCCTGTTCGAGGTGCTTTGA